Proteins encoded together in one Hydrogenobacter hydrogenophilus window:
- a CDS encoding Trm112 family protein has product MLDEELLNILACPKCKGDLIYNTEKQVLICENCKVFYPIEDNIPVLLIDASRPLEELT; this is encoded by the coding sequence ATGTTAGATGAAGAACTTTTGAATATCCTTGCGTGTCCTAAGTGTAAAGGTGATCTTATCTACAATACTGAAAAGCAAGTGCTTATATGTGAAAACTGCAAGGTCTTTTACCCTATAGAAGATAACATACCAGTGCTACTCATAGATGCTTCAAGACCTCTTGAAGAACTAACCTAA